From the genome of Pelobates fuscus isolate aPelFus1 chromosome 6, aPelFus1.pri, whole genome shotgun sequence, one region includes:
- the LOC134565950 gene encoding protein spire homolog 1-like translates to MDEVDFMDVRHKVPLKDILEVYGQPISEEQAWALCYQSCTKLINLLCWSHWVPTLEGVENIYICEDGTVSFASCAGSPDSNQSVKEILKCLGQILFAALDWGLTDDLERDLAEPLGDLLCCMLGYQTEIKYPLTNFQYSFTLNDIRKVCEERLFLQSQASIYYQTVCRIYYAEHMEFQKLLSTIEHSKQSLEQSDMEEILEKRFLPRYYSWGDLWCCVVKELRHGIRLRNSKERSYVGLTVTRMLSPHERLMRDIRSRRYTLRKVKDIKKHKMDTSDDNFITAFIRERPLRPASERTLRDRTPEEPSLHEMLMNEIRSATKLRPTSSPKNEDCEQGLSPPPDADFRMSEQLYGSDSGLGVRAKRQRRGSNSCDLLDGSEVKISWQSDSNSDSSSDSKLSDIADLTFFPVLTSSQVDLKINSFVNQKAKSFLHKRSSSYDGSSQKTGSLQRSKSCYYQRILPQTIEELVLARQAAMKADFMERNGCSGYRVCSTCNKKRFFFSWPYTCKMCERVSCHECSIEMSMPFKQCMHIPISFFKPLVLNQLVDAACKDYKSTIFYRATLNWDSSTIPLVFEPKYLSEEVPSHKNSMINWTCMDICTKCEEYILDVLDQSQRIELPISGLKARSTSVS, encoded by the exons ATGGATGAGGTGGATTTTATGGACGTAAGGCATAAAGTGCCCCTAAAAGACATATTAGAGGTGTACGGACAGCCTATCAGCGAGGAGCAGGCCTGGGCCCTGTGTTACCAAAGCTGTACCAAGCTGATAAACCTCCTGTGTTGGTCGCATTGGGTGCCAACGTTGGAGGGAGTGGAGAATATTTATATCTGTGAGGACGGTACCGTGTCTTTTGCATCTTGTGCTG gatcTCCGGATTCCAACCAGTCAGTCAAAGAG ATCCTTAAATGCCTGGGGCAGATTCTATTCGCTGCGCTGGACTGGGGTTTGACGGACGATTTAGAACGTGACCTGGCTGAGCCCCTCGGTGACCTGCTTTGCTGTATGCTGGGCTATCAAACTGAGATTAAATACCCTCTGACTAACTTCCAGTACTCTTTCACTCTAAATGACATCAGGAAG gtctGTGAGGAGCGATTGTTTTTGCAGTCACAGGCATCCATCTACTACCAAACAGTCTGCCGTATTTATTATGCCGAACATATGGAGTTCCAGAAACTCTTGTCCACAATTGAGCATTCAAAGCAG AGTCTGGAGCAATCTGATATGGaagagattttagaaaaaagattcCTTCCTCGATATTACAGCTGG GGGGATTTGTGGTGTTGTGTAGTAAAAGAGCTCCGTCATGGGATCCGGCTCCGCAACAGTAAGGAGCGTTCCTACGTAGGGCTGACCGTCACACGCATGCTTTCTCCACATGAACGATTAATGAGGGATATACGTTCGAGGCGGTACACGCTACGAAAAGTCAAG gacattAAAAAGCATAAAATGGACACATCTGATGACAACTTCATTACGGCCTTCATTCGTGAGCGCCCTCTAAGACCG GCATCCGAGAGAACACTGAGGGATCGCACCCCTGAAGAGCCAAGTCTGCATGAGATGTTAATGAATGAAATAAGATCAGCTACAAAGCTCCGACCAACTTCTAGCCCAAAGAATGAAGATTGTGAACAAG GACTTTCTCCACCACCAGATGCAGATTTTAGAATGTCTGAGCAGTTGTATGGCTCCGATTCTGGTTTGGGTGTCCGAGCAAAGAGGCAAAGGAGAGGCTCAAACTCGTGCGATTTACTAGATGGAAGTGAG gtgaaAATCAGCTGGCAGTCTGACTCCAATTCTGACTCTTCATCGGACAGCAAATTATCTGATATAGCAG ACTTGACGTTCTTCCCAGTGTTGACCTCTTCTCAAGTCGACCTAAAAATAAACAGTTTCGTCAACCAGAAGGCCAAATCCTTTCTTCACAAACGCTCTAGTTCGTATGACGGTTCCTCCCAGAAAACGGGATCTTTACAGAGAAGTAAG agTTGCTATTACCAAAGGATTCTCCCACAAACCATTGAAGAGTTGGTCCTTGCTCGCCAAGCAGCCATGAAAGCGGATTTTATGGAGAGAAACGGCTGCTCTGGATACCGG GTGTGTTCTACCTGTAACAAAAAGAGGTTCTTCTTCTCATGGCCATACACCTGCAAAATGTGTGAGAG GGTAAGCTGCCATGAATGCAGTATTGAG ATGTCGATGCCCTTCAAACAATGCATGCATATACCGATAAGCTTCTTCAAACCACTGGTTCTGAATCAGTTGGTGGACGCAGCTTGCAAGGACTACAAAAGCACTATTTTCTACAGAGCAACGCTAAACTGGGACAGTTCAAc TATTCCACTGGTCTTTGAACCTAAATATCTATCCGAAGAGGTTCCATCCCACAAAAATTCTATGATAAACTGGACTTGCATGGACATCTGTACAAAATGCGAAGAATATATATTGGATGTTTTAGACCAAAGTCAACGTATTGAGTTGCCGATCAGTGGATTGAAAGCGCGTAGCACCTCTGTATCCTAG